The Camelus dromedarius isolate mCamDro1 chromosome 23, mCamDro1.pat, whole genome shotgun sequence nucleotide sequence CTGGCAGTGGTTTACACAATGCTCTGTATTCTGTAGCTGCTCGATTAATGCTTAATAAAACACATTGGCACTGCTCTTAGATACTGACAATCCCAGGTTTGAATTTCAACTCTACTGTGTATTATtctatgaccttggacaagtcggTAACCTTTCCAAGCCTCAGCTTCACCTACAGAGTCTCGGTGACACATACCTGGCATATTGTTCTGAGAATTACATGCAGAAATGCATATAAGCCACAGAGCACAGCACTTGGTCCTGGTGGGTGTTTGCTCATAGTGCAgtgttgttgctgctgttaatgtcaacatataagtgatagtaAATGTGGTTGAGCATTAACTGTGCTCCCAAGCACTCTGTAGTATATATATCTTGACCATAAAACTCATCAcctaatattataattatttattttgtgtgtttatctAGTAACCTGTTTTCCCTGATCACTTGAGCTCCTAAAGATCAAAGACTATCATgccatcatttttatttccccaGGACCTAACATAGACACAGAGTAGACATACGATCATCACTGCTGAATGAATGGGTGACTGCATGTATGTAACTGTTTATATTGGTTGAgggctgtgtgtgtatgtgtgtgtgtggtgaaccATGGCCTGggcctgtgctgtccaatatggtagccaccatCCTTATGCAATTAATGAGctcttgaaatatggctagtgaCACTGAGAGactgaatttataatttttagttaactgaaagttaaaaactaaaacagtgtcaaatatttttctgttaaatacAACTTCATTGTCTTGGTtggaccacattttcttttaacCGTTGAACATTTAGTGTCTGACTTGAGATACAGTCAGTGTAAAATACTGACTGGATTTCCAGGACTCAGCATAAAAGGGTGTAAAATAACTATGTTTATCTTGATTGCATGTTGAAAGGGTAATATTTCAGATATTtggggttaaataaaatataccattaaAATTAATcgcacctgtttctttttatttctcttcgtgtggctactagaaaatattaaatttcaccgttatatttctgttggacagtgctggtcCAGGCCATCCCTCTACCATCCAAGGGACAGGTGTGGTCCTGATTCATCCCCTCCCCAGAGTCCATTTTCCCGATCTATAGACAAGGTTCAGGAAGAAAAAGATTTCCCCATCTTTGCCGTACAGAAGAGTATCTATATTCCCTGGCAAGATAACCCCACATGTCTAGTCTCAGACAGACCCATCCTGCTTGGACTTTGTGGGTGCAAGGCCCGGACGATCTGGAACGCAAAGGGAGTCACCCTCAGTGACTCCACAAAAGCCGGTAGATAGACTCCATGAACACTGCATGCACCTCTAATCTGGCATCTATCACGTTCTGTTCTCATTGGCTTTTTATGTTCCTGTCTTGGGCCCCTCTGCCCTCACTCCCCAGGCTCTGACCTCCTCAGACGGAGGGATCAACCTCCcacacaacaaaggaaacaatccCTGTGCGCTGTTCTCTCTGGCCTGCTGACCCGCCTTGCTCTGGcccctctgtctcctctcccacTGACCGGCGTTTGCTCTCTCCAGGATAGCCTGGTGGCTCTGTGCTACTCCCTACAGCATCCTTATCTTCATCTATGATGAAGTCAGAAAATTCATCATTCGTCATCATCCTGGCGGTGAGGCTCCCCTGCACCCTGCTCTGAGAGGTCACCAGCCTCCTGACCAGCTCTCACATCCCACCTGGCTCCTCCAGGCCCATGGCCATTCTCCCCGGCTGGCTGCCTGGCTTGTGCTATGCCCGGACCCCACCCCCTAGTCTTTGAGCCCAGCATGGGGGCCCTGTGGTCCACCCTCAGGCCCCCCACCTCATCCTCGCTTACCCTTCTGCCTTCTCCCTTGATGCCTTCTCCAGTTCACTCTGGTCTCTTCTCTCCCACAGGCTGGCTGGAGAGGGAGACCTACTACTAAACTCAGCAGAGGAAGCGCTTCCCATGACACGGGGTGTCCTGAGGGCTGGGTGCTGGCGGGGGCTGGGGGTAATGAGTTTGGCAAAACATCAGGGAAAGCGTATTAGCTGAGGCAGAGAGATGCCAGGAGGAAGTGCCCTGGATGAGAGAGTGAGGCAATCCTAGGGCTGGACTGAAGGCACCACAGGTAGGAGAGGGGAAGCCCAGCCTGTGTCTGACTGGAGTCCAGTGGGGAGGTTCAGTACCCCGTCAAGACAGTAAATGTTTGCAACAGCCCTCAGCTGTCAGATGTGTCGCTTCTGATTTTTGGAAAACGGGGATCACTGGGACACCTCTCTTCTTAGATCTTCACGGTAGCCAGGCAGGAGAAGTCTTTCAGGGACCACAGTCGAGGCTGGGAGGGGAGCAGAATCAAGCATCTTTGCCCCTTGAAGGCTGTCCCTCAAAGTCACTGTCCAACCCACTAGAGAGCCAGGACAGGACAAGCCAAGCTGGGATCAGAGAAACCcaggaggtgagagaggagaggggagccaAACCTTACAGAGGGATCACAGAGCCCACTCAGTTCCTCAGATCAACTTACAGAATCAGAGAGTTTTCGTGCTAGGAGAGGCCTTATTTCATGGATAAAGAGCTTCAGGTCCAGAGTGGTTAATGACTTGGGAGGGGTCACGTGGTGGGTGGTGGATGTGGggctgcagcccctcctctgcgGGAGGGAATGGTGCTCCCTGACCTCTCCTCCAAGTCATTAAGGCATCTCGATCACATCCCATCCCTGGGCTGTTTTCTCTGGTGTAGCCTTGAAATAGAGGctggtgggggagtgggggctggagtatcactcagtggtagagtgcgtgctaaGGATACGcggggtcctgggttctatccccagtactgaccaccattgaaaaaaaaagaaagaaagaaatagaggcTGAAACAATGCAGTCTGGATCCCTTTAGCCTTCACTTCGGGCAAAGCTCCCACCCCCTCGTGCCCCAGCTCCCCACGGGGTGACGGACGTGCCCAAAGCCTGGTCTCCGAGCCTGGGCCCAGCCCTGGCCGCGTCTCGGGGAGGCGAGCAGCCCCGGCAGCGCTTCTCTCCTGCCCGCTTTCGGCGGcagctctcccttcctcttctcccactcACTGGCTCTTGCTTCATGAGCTAGTCCGCTGTGCCCGGTGGCTCAGCTCACTGTCAGGCTTCCTCATGAGGAGAGGGTTGGCTGTGCTGAAAAGCATACAGAGTAAGAGGGGAAAGCCAAGAAAAGCTGGGGGAAACCGTAGACTGTCACCAGAAACAGAGCACATATGTCAAGCGACTGCACACCGCGTCTGGCGGTGGACAAAGGCCGTACACCATCCATGAGTCCATACAACCAATTCGTTCTGACCGCCCCAccccgtttcacagatgaggaaaccaagctGTCTGATTCCAGAACCTGCACCCTTAACTACTTTCCAGGCTAGTCTTACAGTGAGGGCTGGGCCAAAAATACACGGGCAGCAAAGAGAAGGCCTTCGTGAGGTAGACCAACCGCTACTCCCCTGCACCAGGCCCTCCTCAGAGGTCTGTGTCCCACCTgttcccctcccttctccaacACGGGTCTCCTAGGGACAGGACTATATCAGTCTGGGGTCCTTCTCCGGCTGCTGACGCAGCTGAACCAGACCCTGGAAGATGGAGGGGCCagggtgtgtgtgagtgaggtggggagggggagcatGGAGGGGCCAGCTCCTCAGGTTTCAGTAGCAGGAGCTTCGGGTGTCTGGTGGGTTAAAAATACAGAGGCTCCAACTTAAGGTCATTTGATACCAGTAGCTGAGGCCCGTAAAGTCTGAGAGCCTGAAGGCAGGGGTCTAGAGGGAAGGGACTGAGTAGAAAGTAGGGAGCATCAGAGAGGTGCatagggaggaggggaggggctgcagctgcTGCAAGGGATGTGGGAGGCTCTGGAAAGCCAGGGGCAAGGAGAGGGAGCAAGACGGGATGAAGGGTCTGGTAGCTGCAGCAGAGGGGGAGGAAATGGAGCAGGACTGGGCCCCCATTTCATCCCATCTCACACCCTGGGGGGTACGAAAGGTCAGATTCACAATGGAATGAGTCCAATGCCCCGATGCCTCTGTCCCTGTGTTTCCCCTTCCCCAAAAGCGCAGCCAAAGTGAGAAGTCGGGGCTGGATGTCATCTGGGTCATGTACATCTGGGCGAGTCTGCCtgtctctcttgctgtctttGCTCTGGTCGTGGGGCTGTGGGCATGTTAGTCACTCTCCTGTGAGACCAGGAGATGGGCTGAGGTCTTCTCAGCTCCAACATGCCTCGCTTAGGCTAGCTCTGGCCTCTCCTGCTCCAGTGACAGCTGTCTCTCTTGGACCCACTCCTGCCACGTTCTTGAGATTTTCCCTGGCCTTCCTTGCCGAGCCGTGTAAGGTCTGCCCCCCTGGAGTGTGGACAAGTTATTCCTCTAACGTAACTTCATGGCACAAAATACACACTTGTCCCTTCGGCATCGGAGACACCTCAGGGTGAGGATGGGGGCTTCTGACTTTGATCTAGGTCTCCCTCGTGCCTGTGCTTATGGGTGCATGGTAGGAGCCCTGGAGGACCATGAAGAGGGTCCTTCCTTCAAGGTACCCAGAGCTGAACTCAAGCACTCCACCCTCAGCCCCAAGCTGGGATCCTGGAAGttagaacccccccccccccgcaacctTGTATTGGTTCTCAGTGCACAGAATTAATCGACACCCTTGGCTCAGGGCACAGGGCCCACCTCTTCATGTTTtccaaatgttaatttttttcccctactgttTATACCTGGTCCTTTTGGTCTTGTCGGAGATTCAGGAATGAATAGTCGTTCTTCGCTCTCCTTGGAGTCATTCAGTCTGAGGAATCCTCCCTTCCCACTGTGCCCTAGAGAACCAGCCCCGTGGGATCAGAGGAGAGAGGACAGCAGGACATGGTAGCCGAATAACTTTCTCCCTCCCGTCTGGGGCTTGTGGGCAGAGACGCCCCAGATCCGCATCTCTAAGGATGGATGTGGGCCAGCGCTCCACGCCCCACGCCCCGTCCTTCCCCTGCATTCTCCAGTTAGGAGTGTTAAGTGAAGCAAAGGAAACAGGCTGGAGCTGAGCCAGGGCACCAGTCCTGGACGCGGCTCCATCTTTTATTCAGAGAATGACCTCATCCTTGGTCCTGGTTCTTTAAAGCCAAGTGCAGGGGGTCTCCTTCCTGCAGCCTGGATTGCATTTGTACtgccccccttcctccccaggatcaaagaaacaaacaggcCTGACCCAGGGGAGAGTCCCAGGTTTTAGAACTTAGAGTCAGTACTGCATTTGTCCCCCTTTTGCCCTTTATTACGAATGTAACCCCTGACCCAGAatgcctcctcctctccagccccatttCCCTCTTTCTGAGTACCATTGGCCCCCTTCAGCTATCCCCAATTACTCCaaacttcccctcccccagccagctTCATTTACCTCCGACTCATCTGGTCTTATTTTTAGCTCcagctttttcctttcttaatatgGCGATGAGCTCTTAGGCCGGCGTGGGGACAGGGGCTGAGGAGCCCTGGAcattggggaagggggaggggaaggaggctctGGGAGCCTGGATGAGCGGTATTGGAGGTAGGAGGTCCCGGCCCTCATGGAGCCGGCCTGGCCTCAGAAGGTTATCCATCTCTCCTGCCAAACCCGGAGACATATTTAGACAGGAccaggtgggggcagaggggtgcCAACCTCAGGGGCAGCTCCGattccctccccgccccctgctccTATTCCTCCTCCTGACCCTTTTTCTCTTGGCTCTGTCGGCAGTTTCTCCAGGACCCAGCAGTGTCCTCTGTCCACTGCTCTGGGccgttccccaccccacccccactgtgaGCCCCTAACTCAGGACTCGGGACCCAGGGGCCCCTCCCTACCCCAGCTAACCTCTTCTGGACCAGGAGAGCCGACCCAGATCCCACTACCTCCACGCGCGCTGCAGACAGGATGGGGGCCAGAGCTGTGCCGGGCCTGCGGCTGGCACTGCTGTTACTGCTGGTGCTAGGGACCCCCAAGCCAGGGGTGcagggggaggaagggctggacTTCCCCGAGTATGATGGTGTGGACCGTGTGGTCAATGTCAACGCAAAGAACTACAAGAATGTGTTCAAGAAGTATGAGGTGCTGGCGCTGCTCTACCACGAGCCCCCCGAGGACGACAAGGCCTCGCAGAGACAATTTGAGTTGGAGGAGCTGATCCTGGAGGTGAGTGGTGGGGTCTGCAGGCCTGCAGAGCACACCaagcccctctctgagccccccATCCCACAACTCCAAGTAGATCTTCGAGGGTGGGATCGGGGGGCGAGGGGCAGTGCAGCAGGACTCTGTCCTGACCAACAGGACGAAAGTGGCATGTGATCTTAGCCGAAAGAGAAACATAGATTCAGGAAACCAAAAGTACCACCTAAGTCAGGCAGTTTTAGGAGGGAAGGGGCACTGCAGGGGGAATTCTCCTCCGTGCTGTAGGAGCCTAGTCGTGTGAGGTTTGGCTAAGACCAGGGTGACCTTGGGAGGAGGGCAAAAAGCTTCGGGGGAAGGGGAAGACTGCAGTGCACCCTCAAATCTACTTTCCTAGCCAGAAAGTGCCATCTCGCTATACACCTCAGGGGCTCCCCAAAGAGATCCAAACAGTATAAATTTAAATGTTGCtgaaattttatttgtgtgtcaTTTATTTAACGGCTGAAGGTTTACTAGAGACCACCGTGCTACCCATTGGCTTCTcagtcccctctctcctcccactcacGTCCCCATTTGCCCCTATTGGATCAAGCTGGGGGCCCTGATTGGAAGATTCTTGTGTTTGGAGGAGGCTTCACAATGCTGTCCCTAACTTGTCTTTGTGGGAAGATTCTCCTCAGCCCCAAGCTGACCTCGGGTGCGGAGAAGAGAGAGCCTATTGTTACAAGAGAAAAAGCCTGTGTTTTGCGATGACTGGGAGACATGGCCACACACCCCTCCAGGAGCCGGGCTATGTTGGAGTTTCCTTATCCACGTTTCTGCAGCCCCTTCACTAGCTTGGCAGTACAGATAGGCCCCGGCTTGCCCAGAGCTTGGAATATTTCAGGGCAAGACACCAGGGCTGCAGGCTCTCGTTACTGTGTGCCCCTGTGGGTGCTGGAACCTGCCGTCTGATTAATGAGCTGAGTATTTTTATCCTGAGTGCTCAGCATCCCTGGCCATCCACCTGCCAACTGcctcccagccctgtcctccTGAGAATCCGGGCACCCGAGTCTGTGTTTGGTGGGGTAAAGCTGCAGACGGTGCCCAAGGCAGAGTGCATCAGGGTGCAGAGCTCGGTGGATGGGGCAGGGATCTAGGGTGGGACTATCCATATTCTGAGGACAGGCTGAAGTAGACAGTACAAGGGACAGTCCTGCCTGATTGAGGAGAGCCCAGCCTATTTCACCTCTAGTCTCTCTTGTCAGTCTCTCTGCCTCTGAGAGTGACCAGTGGAGGCCATGGTGACCTCTACTTTCTGCTGTCTGGCTTTCCCCACACCTCAGCCACATGACCAGACCCCACCGCCACCCTCCTGCCCTGGCAAAATTCTTCGCACTAGGAGTCACTCAGAAGAATCTCAGGGTTGGCTAACATCACCCCCACACTGAGTGTGGTCTTTGATCAGCATAGACAACAGGGCTCAGCTCTGAAGGAGGGAAGGGCCGCAGTCATTCTGCAGCCAGATCCCACCACATCGCTAAGGAACTCTGAAGTACATACATGCCATCTTAAAGTTCAACATAATAAGCACACTGTAAATGAATTATACAGGTTCAGGGACTAAAACTGAACCAAAGACCAAAAGGGTGGGGTTGTAGGAAAAGTGGAGCTATCCTGGGTCCTAGCGCAGTGTCAATGTCAGCTCATATTCCCTGCATCCCAATGACCCAGCTGGAAAGCATGAGATGAGGAACAGTGGTTACTAAGAATTCCAGGGCCTGATTTTAACCCTAACTCTCCTTTCAGTTAGCAGCTCAAGTCCTAGAAGACAAAGGTGTTGGCTTCGGGATGGTGGACTCTGAGAAGGACGCGGCTGTAGCCAAGAAACTAGGTAAGGGAGGGGTGAGAGGAGCAGGGAGGTGAAGGTGGCTGGTGAGAAAACATTGACATTTGAAGGGTTATGACTGAACCCTATTGAAGGAAAGGGGTCCCAGCCTCTCCTTTTTCCTTATAGAGACCCACGCTCAAATCCAAGAAAGAGCTGGAGGTGGACTTCTTTATACCTGCCTACGAAACAGGGCTAGGTGCTGGAGGAAAGGGGGAATCAGGGAGcacaggtggggctggagaggcctCTGCAAACTCCTCTTccaacccctccccctccagagCTGTGGCCAGGTGTTACAGCACtagccaccagggggcagcacaGACCTGAGACTGGACTCGgatgtgggtgggggaggggtggtcagTAATGAAGTCATCTGGCCAGTAATAGCAGAAGGTTAGAGGGCTGGACTGGAAATCAGTAACTAGAGTCCTCAGAGGAAGTAATAGGGGTAGCGGTTTCTAGTTAtggcagacagagaaagggagaaagcttGCTAGTCTGTATCTCCCTATGTCCTCCCCTAGAACCCCACCCAATCTGAGCTTCTCCTTGGAGAGCTCCTGGCGCCAGCCACCTGGGCTAAATCCAGGGGTATAGATACCTGGGACATAGGGGCTAAGAGGCAGTGGAGGTGAGCAGGGCCGGGGCCAGGGAGGTGAAGGAGGTGGGGTCCAGTGGGATTATGGAATGGGCTGCCGCCCTGGATTTGGACCCTTGGATCTGTGGGGAGGTTGGAATCATGGCATGCCTTTGGCTCACTCCCTAGGACTAACTGAAGAGGACAGCATTTATGTATTCAAGGGAGATGAAGTCATTGAGTATGATGGCGAGTTTTCTGCTGACACCCTGGTGGAGTTTATGCTTGATGTGAGGATTCCCCTGGACCTAATGGCCTTGCTTTAAGACCTCATGTCCATCTGACCAACTCCAacctcacacacatacacacacacaggcaacaGAGAGTCCATCCCTCCCATTCCTCAGCCCTCTTCCCTgatccctctccctgcctctacCACTGAGGACAGAAACTCACTCCCTTCCTTCAATGTCCTTGCTCTTCCAGGTCCTAGAGGACCCTGTGGAACTGATTGATGGGGAACGAGAGCTGCAGGCATTTGAGAATATCGAAGATGAGATCAAACTCATTGGCTACTTCAAGAGCAAAGACTCAGAGCGTGGGTGACCCCCAGACTCCACTCTTCCCCTCCCTGGGTCCCCCAGTCTACCTGTCTTCCTAGCTCCCCCCTTTGCCCACTGGCTCCGCACTCCTGCTCCACGACCCTCTTGCCATGGTCGCTCCATCAACTGCCCTGATCTCCCTGCACTCTGTGGGTTTCCCAGACAGGCACCTTCAGGattctcccttcccctcacctTATTTAACCACACTCAGAGGACTAGAAGGGGTGGTCTTAGAGTGAACCCCACCTGCCAAAGAATTGGGGAGAGACTGTTGAGGAGCTGGTTCCCTGGCAgaccctgccttccctggagacTGACTCTGCCTTCCCCCCTCAGATTACAAAGCCTACGAGGATGCAGCGGAGGAGTTTCATCCCTACATCCCCTTCTTCGCCACCTTCGACAGCAAGGTTCTCCTCCCTGCAGCTGTACTGGGTCTCCCTCACTCCCATCAGCTGCCCTACAAACCCCTCTCCCAGAATCGATGGGGAAACCCATCCCTCCCTACACACCAacactccccacccctaccccaccccacagATTTTAGATTATATAACTTACCCCTCGCATGTTCTAccaaagcccagagaagttaagacACTTGTCCAGTGTCACAATGGCAGTGACAAGGACCCAGGCTGTCTAACTCCCTGCCTGATATCTGCTCCCCCATAATACTGCTTCTTGCCATGACCCCATGTCCCCTGCTCCACTTTGCCTCCCCAAAAAGGTGGCAAAGAAGCTGACCCTGAAGCTAAATGAGATCGATTTCTACGAGGCCTTCATGGAAGAGCCTGTGACCATCCCAGACAAGCCCAATAGCGAAGAGGAGATCGTCAACTTCGTGGAGGAGCACAGAAGGTGGGGAGCACGGGCAACGCTCTGAGCAGGGAAGGCTCCTCCCCAGGCCAGTACACACGTCTGTGAGATGAGCTGGGGGAACCTCAGCCAACTAGGAGGCTGGTCTCCCCTGGAGATGTATACACTTCTGGGTACCAGTGTGCACTGGTACACTGGCCATTTTGCACAACATTTTGCAACCCAGCCCTTAGCCGGGAGCTTTACACACAgaaggtgctccataaatgtgtAGTTTATTGTGATGTTGATTGGTTAGAGGGAGTGTTGCTGGTATTTAGTGGGtaggggccagggatgctgctaagtACCCCACAGGTCACAGGACAGccctcccacaacaaagaattatctggctccAAATGTCCccagtgctgaggttgagaaaccctgccctaCCCGCACACGAAGTTCTCTTCCTTCCCAAGACTCTACAACTGGAAATACCCACTCATCAGTGTAAACACTACTTACTCCACTCTCTCCCATTAGATTATGGTTCCCTTCATCGGGGCAGGAACATGTTTGCCTTGTTCAACTCTGTctacacagcacctggcacagtgttTAGAACATCTCCGACACTCgattttattgaatgaatgagtgaatgaatgaatgaacacccAGATGTCCAGTTCTTCCTCCCAAAAGTCTCTCTTCCAGTCCCCTTGCCCACCCTCCACTCTCCCACCTCCTTTAACCATGCAGTGAACTGGGCCTGGTGCCCAGAGCTTAGACTTTGCCAGATGGCTTTGTTCCAGGCTACAAGCTAGCTGTCTGTGCCCTAGGCGTGACCCTGTGGCAGCCTCTGCTGCGGGGACCCTTT carries:
- the CASQ1 gene encoding calsequestrin-1, translated to MGARAVPGLRLALLLLLVLGTPKPGVQGEEGLDFPEYDGVDRVVNVNAKNYKNVFKKYEVLALLYHEPPEDDKASQRQFELEELILELAAQVLEDKGVGFGMVDSEKDAAVAKKLGLTEEDSIYVFKGDEVIEYDGEFSADTLVEFMLDVLEDPVELIDGERELQAFENIEDEIKLIGYFKSKDSEHYKAYEDAAEEFHPYIPFFATFDSKVAKKLTLKLNEIDFYEAFMEEPVTIPDKPNSEEEIVNFVEEHRRSTLRKLKPESMYETWEDDLDGIHIVAFAEEADPDGYEFLETLKSVARDNTDNPDLSIIWIDPDDFPLLVPYWEKTFDIDLSAPQIGVVNVTDADSIWMEMDDEEDLPSTEELEDWLEDVLEGEINTEDDDDDDDDD